Proteins encoded within one genomic window of Malaclemys terrapin pileata isolate rMalTer1 chromosome 22, rMalTer1.hap1, whole genome shotgun sequence:
- the EVA1B gene encoding protein eva-1 homolog B, giving the protein METRKREMDLLSNSMAAYAHIRDNPESFGLYFVLGVCFGLVLTLCLLVIRISCRPHTRSLPAKPRRSLRDVSEEDEEEEEEEDTVDNVATESPLPITEIPLENHSPADGTLTVNVFASAEELERAQRLEERERIIREIWRNGQPDILGTGTVGRVHYY; this is encoded by the exons ATGGAGACACGCAAGCGGGAGATGGATCTGCTGAGCAACAGCATGGCCGCCTACGCCCACATCCGAG ACAATCCTGAGAGTTTTGGCCTCTATTTTGTCCTGGGCGTCTGCTTCGGCCTGGTGTTAACCCTCTGCTTGCTGGTGATCCGCATCTCCTGCCGGCCGCACACCCGCAGCCTCCCTGCCAAGCCCAGGAGGAGCCTCCGGGATGTCAGCGAGgaagacgaggaggaggaggaggaggaggacacggTTGACAACGTGGCgacggagtccccgctgcccatcaCCGAGATCCCCCTGGAGAACCACAGCCCGGCCGATGGCACCTTGACTGTCAACGTCTTTGCCTCGGCGGAGGAGCTTGAGCGGGCCCAGCGGCTGGAGGAACGGGAGCGCATCATCCGGGAGATCTGGCGCAACGGCCAGCCGGACATCCTGGGCACGGGCACCGTGGGCAGAGTGCACTACTACTGA